Proteins co-encoded in one Setaria viridis chromosome 9, Setaria_viridis_v4.0, whole genome shotgun sequence genomic window:
- the LOC117840112 gene encoding uncharacterized protein, which translates to MAAAAPRTYADFEPPHSLQEEPGQLALRVDLSAEGFKKEQIRVQIDNFGTLRISGERPLGADGSRWRRFGKEFQVPDTCDAAAIRARLDKEGVLLITMPKLSATAAPPAPAEEPAAPGANTGAAAAAGQDHEPAGHAHSSASQAGTAAAEAEEEKGHKEEDDTRAAAMDRPGGQQDEQHPSSDDAAAATAPPASQPAAYGFAKDGRKMLLAIFAVMLALVAAGLFARYTMDPSAETPSSGNHIVSLSDS; encoded by the exons ATggccgccgcagcgccgcgcACGTACGCTGACTTCGAGCCGCCGCACAGCCTGCAGGAGGAGCCCGGCCAGTTGGCCCTCCGCGTCGACCTCTCCGCTGAAG GGTTCAAGAAGGAGCAGATCAGGGTGCAGATCGACAACTTCGGCACGCTGCGGATATCCGGCGAGCGCCCCCTCGGCGCCGATGGCAGCCGGTGGAGGCGCTTCGGCAAGGAGTTCCAGGTCCCCGACAcctgcgacgccgccgccatccgcgcCAGGCTCGACAAGGAAGGCGTCCTCCTCATCACCATGCCGAAACTGTCCGCGACggctgcgccgccggcgccggccgaggagccggcggcgccagGCGCGAACacgggtgccgccgccgccgctggccaggACCACGAACCTGCAGGTCACGCTCATTCCAGTGCATCCCAAGCGGGTACTGCTGCTGCCGAAGCTGAAGAAGAGAAGGGCCacaaggaggaggacgacacCAGGGCAGCGGCCATGGACCGTCCAGGCGGCCAACAAGACGAGCAGCACCCAAGCAGCGACGACGCCGCTGCGGCAACCGCACCTCCCGCTAGCCAGCCGGCGGCGTACGGCTTCGCCAAGGACGGCAGGAAGATGCTACTGGCGATCTTCGCCGTGATGCTGGCCCTGGTTGCCGCCGGCCTGTTCGCGAGGTACACGATGGATCCATCGGCTGAGACGCCGTCGTCAGGCAACCACATTGTCAGTCTCTCGGATAGCTGA